A window of the Alnus glutinosa chromosome 4, dhAlnGlut1.1, whole genome shotgun sequence genome harbors these coding sequences:
- the LOC133866886 gene encoding uncharacterized protein LOC133866886, with protein MCHSPLHSPKSQPQPTKKRGMAVKIQKWLSVSTPLKLVTRHDGVFVQRLLHNGPDTVEELLDRHLVKKEKPLDDDEAELETRRRLTNTRREARSLYRDILRATRFFAWPDSRGVLWRDVLRENARKEFEEARFETDPEIVTRLLIGGRDAVQSALDKLVEKQRQQIERDRGGGDRR; from the coding sequence ATGTGCCACAGTCCTCTTCATTCGCCCAAGTCCCAACCGCAACCGACCAAGAAGAGAGGGATGGCCGTGAAGATACAAAAATGGCTAAGCGTATCGACGCCTCTAAAGCTTGTGACCCGACACGACGGCGTTTTCGTCCAGCGTCTCCTGCACAACGGCCCTGACACCGTGGAAGAGCTCTTAGACCGTCACTTGGTCAAGAAAGAGAAGCCCCTCGACGACGACGAGGCCGAGTTGGAGACTCGGCGTCGACTCACCAACACTCGGCGCGAGGCGCGGAGTCTCTACCGGGACATCCTCCGGGCGACCCGGTTCTTCGCGTGGCCGGACTCGCGGGGCGTCCTCTGGCGAGACGTCCTGAGAGAGAACGCCCGGAAGGAGTTCGAGGAGGCCCGGTTCGAGACCGACCCGGAAATCGTGACCCGATTGCTCATCGGCGGGCGTGATGCTGTGCAGTCAGCTCTCGATAagctcgtggagaagcagaggCAGCAGATTGAGAGGGATCGCGGCGGTGGGGATCGACGGTGA
- the LOC133866297 gene encoding uncharacterized protein LOC133866297, with amino-acid sequence MVRTRATTSGANVPRHETGGGSHQNATETEARLAQMSRDMEVLTQQNLRLLRRLADERIPEMAEGNEEEESNTHNEADRESRRVTERTQQEDQPRAAEGIANPPPGGGMVNHQHEERRLNEAIATLDEKYEDKYNRLQLEIQQNHKGKTSRVDSLLNRSSPFTEHVLAIQLPEKFKIPAIQAYTGIEDPTEHLDSYKMHMDLHGSPQEMACRAFPLTLSGSARDWFRKLPPNSITSFDDLGRKFVTQFLAGCKRKKPSGQLMAMRQKEGESLKDYMARFNQAKLTVDNPTDEMVYAALYQGLRVEGPLMSEIALNHPESLTDLTDVIEKYVNQEETLSALRESQRQKVAESNNSVKKEKKSQKEEKRTENKPAKYYQFSIEEWTPLNAPINEVLMEIKKDPHYERPFPLHNKQVREENRHKFCAYHNARGHVTEECRNLRILIEKFIKNGKLLRFIADNQGLPRQNQRPQERRDREQGRGERSPQRHRERSPQRHRGRSPQRRNEDRRDRRDEPHRDRSRSRGAQGHEPRNGPVIADIRTIFGGFGGGGETSADRKAYARYQKHQEVMAIERPHKSHRRESMVVGFSDEDYAGVSLPHTDAIVVTLQVANHRIHRMFIDNGSSADILYWSAFRNMEISPEKVIPATCPLVGFAGEQVLPIGSIELPVTAGDYPTTKTIMVKFLLIDKPSAYNAIIGRTALNDLKAVTSTSHLKIKFPTERGVGEVRGEQGVARQCYNITLKGTPSQKSCREKGEK; translated from the coding sequence ATGGTACGAACAAGAGCCACGACCTCAGGGGCAAACGTTCCTCGCCACGAGACGGGAGGTGGGTCTCACCAGAATGCAACTGAGACGGAGGCACGACTGGCCCAGATGTCTAGGGACATGGAGGTCCTAACTCAGCAGAACCTTCGTCTCTTAAGGCGATTGGCGGACGAACGAATTCCTGAAATGGCCGagggaaatgaagaagaagagagcaaTACCCACAACGAAGCAGACAGGGAGAGCAGAAGGGTCACAGAAAGAACTCAGCAAGAAGATCAACCCCGGGCAGCTGAAGGGATCGCAAACCCCCCTCCTGGTGGAGGTATGGTGAATCATCAACATGAAGAAAGAAGACTTAATGAAGCCATCGCCACCCTTGATGAGAAATATGAAGATAAGTATAACCGACTGCAACTCGAAATCCAACAAAACCACAAAGGAAAGACTTCTCGGGTGGATAGCCTGTTGAACAGGTCTTCCCCATTTACCGAGCATGTCTTGGCAATTCAACTTCCGGAGAAATTTAAAATTCCGGCCATTCAAGCATATACCGGGATTGAAGATCCCACTGAGCATCTCGACAGCTATAAGATGCATATGGACCTACATGGGTCCCCTCAGGAgatggcatgccgagcttttccacTTACCCTGTCCGGTTCGGCTCGGGATTGGTTCCGAAAACTCCCGCCAAATTCCATCACAAGTTTTGATGATCTCGGGCGGAAATTCGTAACTCAATTCCTGGCTGGGTGTAAGAGGAAGAAGCCTTCTGGGCAACTGATGGCGATGCGCCAAAAGGAGGGCGAGTCTCTGAAAGACTATATGGCCCGATTCAATCAAGCAAAGCTCACAGTTGATAATCCAACTGACGAAATGGTCTATGCTGCCTTATATCAGGGCTTACGAGTGGAAGGGCCCTTGATGTCGGAAATTGCTCTCAATCACCCTGAAAGTTTGACCGACTTGACAGACGTGATTGAGAAATATGTAAACCAAGAGGAAACCCTCTCAGCTCTGAGGGAATCCCAAAGGCAGAAGGTTGCGGAATCTAACAACTCcgtaaagaaggaaaaaaagagtcAGAAAGAAGAAAAGCGGACAGAAAACAAACCAGCAAAGTATTACCAGTTCTCTATAGAGGAGTGGACTCCTTTGAATGCTCCCATTAACGAGGTATTAATGGAAATCAAGAAGGATCCGCATTATGAGAGGCCTTTTCCCCTTCACAACAAGCAGGTAAGGGAAGAAAATAGACACAAGTTCTGCGCGTACCATAATGCTCGGGGTCATGTTACCGAGGAGTGCAGAAATCTCAGAATCCTGATCGAGAAGTTTATCAAAAACGGAAAGTTACTCCGTTTCATAGCAGACAACCAGGGCCTGCCTCGGCAGAATCAGAGGCCTCAAGAGCGTAGAGACCGAGAGCAAGGACGTGGGGAGCGTTCTCCTCAGAGACATAGAGAGCGTTCTCCTCAGAGACATAGAGGGCGTTCTCCTCAGAGACGTAATGAGGATCGCCGAGACAGAAGGGATGAACCTCACCGAGACAGAAGCAGAAGCAGAGGCGCACAAGGTCATGAGCCACGGAATGGGCCGGTCATCGCCGACATCCGAACTATATTTGGAGGCTTTGGCGGAGGAGGAGAAACAAGTGCGGATAGGAAGGCATACGCTCGGTATCAGAAACATCAGGAGGTGATGGCTATAGAAAGACCCCACAAATCCCACAGGAGGGAATCTATGGTGGTGGGGTTTTCAGATGAAGATTACGCGGGAGTTTCACTTCCGCATACCGACGCGATCGTGGTCACGCTGCAGGTGGCTAACCACCGAATTCATCGAATGTTCATTGATaatgggagctcggctgatatcctATATTGGTCAGCCTTTCGGAACATGGAGATCAGCCCAGAAAAGGTGATCCCGGCTACCTGCCCTCTGGTAGGATTTGCTGGGGAACAGGTCTTGCCGATTGGGTCCATTGAACTCCCCGTAACTGCTGGGGATTATCCGACCACAAAAACTATTATGGTCAAGTTTTTGTTGATCGATAAACCCTCGGCCTACAACGCCATCATTGGAAGAACAGCACTTAATGATCTGAAGGCGGTCACTTCCACTTCACATTTGAAGATCAAATTCCCAACCGAGAGAGGTGTTGGGGAAGTAAGGGGAGAGCAGGGAGTGGCACGTCAGTGTTACAACATAACGCTGAAAGGAACCCCTTCACAGAAGAGCTGCAGGGAGAAGGGCGAGAAATAG
- the LOC133867393 gene encoding uncharacterized protein LOC133867393, which yields MSRLQGPSSLKRKQPESNSSSRSLTEHERILYDLIRSKQDMAIWTRDMKRETNLPDNVVTKSLKSLQAKKLIKEVVNIQNKGRKHYIAAEFEPSKEITGGTWYVEGNLDTEFINFLKKHCVKIIYEQKVATLEGILDTIRKSRAFNVEFTPQQIKEIVNALVFDNEVTEVESNGMGEFDYIPVGKVCYRCTSKGGLKGEPKKGAMASIPCGVCPQISLCTADGIISPQTCVYFTKWLDF from the coding sequence ATGAGCCGATTACAAGGGCCTTCATCCCTGAAGCGTAAACAACCAGAATCAAATTCATCTTCGAGGTCTTTGACAGAACATGAACGTATCCTCTATGATCTGATTAGAAGCAAACAAGACATGGCAATTTGGACAAGGGACATGAAACGGGAAACAAACCTCCCTGACAATGTGGTTACCAAATCCCTGAAGTCGCTTCAAGCTAAGAAACTGATAAAAGAGGTAGTCAACATCCAAAATAAAGGTAGAAAACACTACATAGCGGCGGAGTTTGAACCATCAAAGGAAATCACTGGTGGGACTTGGTATGTTGAGGGAAACCTTGATACTGAATTTATAAACTTTCTGAAAAAGCACTGTGTAAAGATCATATATGAGCAGAAGGTTGCTACACTGGAGGGAATTTTGGACACAATCAGGAAGAGTAGAGCCTTCAATGTTGAGTTCACGCCACAGCAAATTAAAGAGATCGTGAATGCTTTGGTTTTTGACAATGAGGTAACTGAGGTGGAAAGCAATGGAATGGGGGAGTTTGATTATATTCCTGTTGGGAAAGTTTGTTATAGGTGCACAAGCAAAGGAGGCCTTAAGGGGGAACCGAAAAAAGGCGCCATGGCTTCCATTCCATGTGGAGTTTGTCCACAGATAAGTTTATGTACAGCAGATGGCATAATTTCCCCGCAGACCTGTGTCTACTTCACTAAATGGTTGGACTTCTAA